The segment CCTGCGCGGCCACGAGGTTGCCCGGGCCGGGCACGAACGCGGCCGTGGCGCCGCGGTAGAGGCGGTAGCCGGCCAGGTCGGGCACGGCCACCGGCAGCCAGTGCAGGGCCGTGCCGCCGCCGGCCGTGTTGCCGGTGAAGGCGGCCGGCTGGGGCGGGACCAGGTTGTCGACCGAGTAGCCCGAGCCCGTGGGCGAGTTCCAGAATCCGTTGCCCACGGCCGCGCGGGCCTGCACGCGCACCAGCGTGAGCGGGTTCGAGCTCGGCAGCGAGTCGGAGGTGGTGGGGACCACGTAGCTGTAGCCCTCGTCGCCGGCGGCGAACTGGCTGCCGACGTATTCCCAGAAGATGGTCTTGTCGCCCTCGACCGTGGAGGTCAGCGTCAGGCCCGCGACGGGTGCCGACTTCGCTTCCGCATCGAGCAACGGCGCGCCGCGCTCGAGCGCCGCGGCGGCGTAGTTCGGCGGCACCGAGCGCCAGATCCAGTATGAGCCGATGCCATAGGAAGGCGAGGCGTCGAGGTCGCTCGCGTACCACGACAGCTTCAGGCGGCCGCCCTGGTCGTTGGGAACGTCGCGGACGTGGGCGACCATGGGCTCGGAACCGAGCGCGCCGTACACGGTGATGCGTTGGGCGAAGACGTCGTAGGAGGGATTGCGCAGGTCGCGCCAGACGCCGATGGCGCCGCCGTTGCCGTTGGTCACCAGGCGCAGCTGATCCTGGTTGCCCGCGGCCGTGCTGACCGGGGTACCGGCGGCCGTGCCCAGCGGCGTGCCGTCGGCCGCGATGATGCGTGCATAGATGTCCGCGTGGCTGCCCTCGCGAAAGTCGACCCAGGCGGCAAGGGCTCCGCCGTCCCGGCCGGGAACCAGGGCGGGCGCCGACTGGAATCCGGGCTGCGTGCACACGGCCACGCCGGTTGCGGGCCACAGTTGCGCGCCGGCGCTCGACAAGTGCTGGGTGTAGATGTCGTAGTCGGGGCTGCGGGCATCCTGCCAGGCGACGACGGCACCGCCGGATCCGTCGGATGTGATCGCCGCCGCGGACTGGCTGTAGCTGGCGGTACACACGGGCACGCCTGCGGCGCCCCAGGGCAACACCCCGCCGGGCTGGACGCGCTGGGCGAAGATGTCCTCGCCGCCGAGCCGCGTGTCGGCCCAGGCGATGATCGCGCCGTTTGCGCCGTCGGACGCAACGGCGGGGCTGACCTGGTCGCCACCCGCGGTGGTCACGTTCATCTGCCAGCCGACGTCTCCCCAATAGCCCAGTTGTGCCGTGTGGACATCATAAACGTACGAGAGTGTCGGCACGGACCAGACGGTTGCCGAGAAGGCGACGATGCCGCCGCCGAGGCCGTCAGGTACCGCCACGGGCACCGACAGGGCCGCACCATCGCCAACCACCACACCGCCTGCGGCCCACAGGGATGCGCCCCAGGCCGCGAGGTGCTGGGCCACCATGATCTGCCCACTGCCGCCGCTGATGCGCCAAAAAACGATGGCGCCGCCGTAGCCGTCGGCAGCAAGGGCGCACTCCATCAGGTTGCCAACGGCAGCGTCCACGCGCACACCCTGCGGCCGGCCACTGCGGCGTACCGTCTGCCGCGAGGCGCTGGGCATAGATGGAGCCGAAATCGCGATCATCGTACCAGGCGACGATGACGCCCCCGAGTCCGTCGGCGGTCAGAAAGGGCTCGCCATAGGACATGCCGGACGTGCTGCCGACATTGATGCCGTCTGTCGTCCAGGCCGGCGTGCCATCGGCCTGGATCCGCTGCACATAGGGGGCATACCAGCCTGCCCGGGGATCGCGCCAGGCGACGAAGACGCCGCCGGTCCCGTCGGGCGCGGCCACGGGGCTGAACTGGTAGTCGGCGTGGGTGCACACCGGGACGTTGACGGTGGGGTTGCCGGGCCAGGCGGCGTGCGAGAGCGCGGGAACCAACAGGGCGAGCCCCAGCCACGCCGTCACGACGGTACGAGACACTCCAGGTTTCGACATGCCGGCCTCCGGTCAAATGGTGTGCGCGGGTCAAATTGAACTCGTGGTGCGGCCGACACATGGTGCGCAGGCCATATCCGGTAGGAGTCATCCACTATAGCAGAAATCACACAGGGATGGGTAATATTTATGATTTTTTGATATATGCGAAAGGGAGCGCCGCTGGAACTTGCGCCGGCGCAAGTCGGGCGACAAGCTGAACGGCCTCACCTGTCGAGCGTCCTACCTGAACAACGCCCGCACCGACCCCAACGACGACTTCTCCGTCGCCACATTGCTCTGGCACAGCAGTTCCAGCAGGAACACACCGCTCTCGTTCTCGCCCGGCACGCGGTGCGCGTCGACGGCCAGGTAGATCGTGACCGGCGTCTCGCCCGTGTTGTCGAACGTGAGGGCTTCAACCTGGCCGCCGGCCTTCTCGTCGGCGTAGTCGAGGCAGGTGGCGGCGGCGCCGCAGCCGTTGAACAGCCACAGGGCCACGTCGAGTGCGGGGGCTGCGGCGTCGGGGGTGGCCTGCACGGTCACCTGGTGGGTGGCCGGCAGTTCGATGGCGTACCACGACTCGCCGCCCACGAGGAGCGACGGGCTGCAGGCGTAGGCCTGCAGCAGGTTGGGGGCGGCCGCCAGGTCGCCGGGCAGGGTGATGAGCGCGCCGGCGCAGGTCACGTTGGTGGCGCCGCCCACTTCGCAGATCTGCGGCGGCACGCCGGGCCAGCGCGTCTGCAGCGAGAGCGTGTAGGGCCCGGCCGCGGGCGTGCTGGTGCCGTAGCCGTCGACCACCAGCCAGTAGGTGCCGGCCGGCAGCACGGCCTGCAGCTCGGTGTTGGCGCCGGCCAGGCACTGGTCGGTGTCGCAGCCGTCGAGCAGGAACAGGTCGAGATCCTGCGTGCCCAGGCCCGACAGGCCGGCCCACAGCTGCAGGTCGGCGGTCACCTCGAGGCGGTAGATGTGCTCGGGGCCCTGCTCGGGCCAGGTGCGGCAGCCGTAGCCGGCGAGCAGCGCGGGCGCGCCGGTGGTGTCGCCGGTGATGGCGGTGTCCCACAGCGCGGGGGCCAGCGTGAGCGTGTCCAGGCCGGCGCAGTCGAAGAGTGTCAGGGCGCGGGGGGCGGCCGGGCCGGCGGGCTTGTCGCCGCCGCCCAGGTAGAGGATCTGGGGGGCGCCGGCGGCCAAGGTGGCCTGTGAAGCCAGGGCGATCAGGAGCGCGGCGGCCGCGAAAGGCGCCCACGCACGGCGCACGGACAGGTGCAGGGTCCGGATCATGTTGGCAGGCTGCGACTTTCCGATCGGGGGTGACGGTCCGTTCGCCATTGTAGCACGGGAGGGGCCCGGCGGCGACGGCCAAGCGCCCCCGGAAACACGATGGGGACGATTCCGGATCCCCTGTGTTGAAAAGAGGTTAACCCGCACACGGTTTTTGACGATGACACCCGGCGAAACTAGTTTGGACGGACGCCCAGCCGCGTGGGTCGGCTCGTCCGGTCGCGCGGTCGTTTCAGCCTGCACAAGGAGCCGGGACATGAAAGTCAACTTCGTCGATCTGAGGGCCCAGTACCTGTCGATCAAGCCGGAGATGGATGCGGCGATCGCGGGAATTCTTGAAAGCTGCGCCTTCGTCAACTCCCGGTCGTTCGAGAAGGACTTCGCGACCTACCTGGACCTCAAGAACGTGGTCGGCGTCGGCAACGGCACCGATGCGCTGTGCATGGCCGTGCATTGCCTGGGCATCGGGCCCGGCGACGAGGTCATCTGCCCGGCGAACACGTTCATCGCCACCGCCGAAGGAATCGGCTGGGCCGGCGCCACCCCGGTGTTCGTCGACTGCGACCCGGTCTATTACAACCTCGACCCGACGAAGATCGAGGCGGCCATCACGCCGCGCACGCGCGCGATCGTCGCGGTGCACCTGT is part of the bacterium genome and harbors:
- a CDS encoding T9SS type A sorting domain-containing protein; translated protein: MDAAVGNLMECALAADGYGGAIVFWRISGGSGQIMVAQHLAAWGASLWAAGGVVVGDGAALSVPVAVPDGLGGGIVAFSATVWSVPTLSYVYDVHTAQLGYWGDVGWQMNVTTAGGDQVSPAVASDGANGAIIAWADTRLGGEDIFAQRVQPGGVLPWGAAGVPVCTASYSQSAAAITSDGSGGAVVAWQDARSPDYDIYTQHLSSAGAQLWPATGVAVCTQPGFQSAPALVPGRDGGALAAWVDFREGSHADIYARIIAADGTPLGTAAGTPVSTAAGNQDQLRLVTNGNGGAIGVWRDLRNPSYDVFAQRITVYGALGSEPMVAHVRDVPNDQGGRLKLSWYASDLDASPSYGIGSYWIWRSVPPNYAAAALERGAPLLDAEAKSAPVAGLTLTSTVEGDKTIFWEYVGSQFAAGDEGYSYVVPTTSDSLPSSNPLTLVRVQARAAVGNGFWNSPTGSGYSVDNLVPPQPAAFTGNTAGGGTALHWLPVAVPDLAGYRLYRGATAAFVPGPGNLVAAQADTGYVDATAGAHYYKLCAEDIHGNQGPFAVLAPQYTSGVDGRLPGVAVLSQNAPNPFNPRTTIRFTLPGDGVARLAIYDLAGRLVRTLVAGSLAAGEHEAVWDGCDDAGRAQASGSYLARLEAGGGVRTVRMALVR